The Pseudoalteromonas tunicata genome segment TATCTTTTAGTTTTTGCAGGTTTGTACTTTACGATCCGCTTGGGATTTATTCAATTTACGCAATTCCCACATATGATCAAAGTAATGTTTAATAGCAGGCAAAATTCTAAAGATGGAATTTCATCGTTCCAGGCATTTTGTACTTCATTGGCTGCAAGAGTTGGCACCGGTAATATGGCCGGTGTTGCAGTAGCACTTTATTTAGGCGGCCCGGGTGCTATTTTTTGGATGTGGCTTATTGCTTTAATCGGTATGGCCACTAGTTTTGCTGAAAGTACCTTAGCGCAAGCCTATAAAACACGCGATGACGCAGGTAATTTCCGTGGTGGTCCTGCTTATTATATGGAAATAGGATTAGGCAAACGCTGGATGGGTGTGATCTTCTCCCTGTGCCTAATTTTAGCATTTGGTTTAGTATTTAATGCCGTGCAATCTAATTCTATTGCTGCAGCGTTTGAAGTGGCCTTTGATTTACCAAAACACTACGTTGGTATTGCGTTAGTTATTGGCTCTGCTTTTATTATCTTTGGTGGTATCAAAACTATCTCGCGTTTTGCTGAAGCTGTGGTGCCTGCTATGGCTGGTGTTTATCTATTAGTTGCACTTTATATAGTGGCTATCAATATCACTGCTTTACCCGATGTTGCGATGCTTATTTTTAAATCTGCATTTGGTCTTGAACAAGCAGGCGCTGGCGCGATTGGTTACGGTATCACGCAAGCAATGATCCAAGGGATTAAACGCGGTTTATTTTCAAACGAGGCTGGTATGGGTAGTGCAGCCAATGCTGCAGCTACAGCAACACCTAATCCTCCGCACCCGGCATCTCAAGGATATGTGCAAATGTTGGGGGTATTTGTTGATACAATCGTTATTTGTACTGCTACAGCCGCGATTATTTTATTATCAGGCCTGCTAGAGCCAAACTCAGGCCTTACTGGTATTGCGCTCACTCAAGCAGCCCTTGTATCTCAAGTTGGCCCGTGGGGCGCTTATTTTATTGCAATCGCTATTTTATTCTTTGCCTTTACTTCTATTGTTGCTAATTACTCTTACGCTGAAACCAATTTAATGTTCTTAGAACATAATCACGCTAAAGGCATGTTTATTTTCCGTATTATGGTATTAGGTATGGTGATGTTTGGTGCTGTTAGTGAGCTAGGTTTAATTTGGACGCTTGCAGATATTTCAATGGGCTTGATGGCCATTGTTAATATTATCGCACTCTTTATGTTATCTGGCGTAGTGGTATGGCTTAGTAAAGATTATCAAAATCAATTAAAAGCAGGAAAGGTTCCTACTTTTGACCGTAAAGCTCACCCGAAACTTGATAAAGAGATACCTAAGGATATTTGGTAATTCACTGTTGAGTCTATCTAAATTATAAAAAACCATGTTGAGACAATTCAACATGGTTTTTTATTCTGTCGATTTTACGCCTCATCAAGCACACTTTAGTTATTAATGAAAATACAATACATCTATCTATGTATGTATGGTTTTCAATTTTTTACCTCGCTTACTATTTGATTAATTATTTTTGGGTAATAAAACCTTAAACTCAGCACCAGAAAGTTCTTTTGAGTCGCCAATGACTAGCGTGGCGTTGTGCCAATCAAGCACACGTTTTACAATAGCTAAACCTACACCATGCCCTTTGTAGTTTGAATCACTCTGCGCTGCTCGTATAAAGGGCTTAACGATTTGTTCTCGTAAATCTACCGCGATTCCTTTGCCATTATCTGAGACTCGAAAAATAAATGAGTTCTTATCAGATTCCAGTGTAATAATGACTTTACCTTGGCCGTAATTTATCGCATTTTGAATAATATTGTTGAAAACCATCTTTAGATAATTTCGGTCAGCTATTACTCTCGTTTGACTAGCGCTACAGCTAAATCCGATTTCAACTTTTTCACTTTGCTTGCTCTCAATGCACTCATTGATTAATTCAACCAGTTCCACTGACACTTTTTTCAGTGTCAGTGTTTGTTGGTCAAGCCGAGCAAAGTTCAATAAAGCTTCAACAAGCAATGTCATTTCATCAACGTCTTTGCCTAATTTTTGTTGCAATCTGTTTCGATGTTTATCATCTACAACCTCTTCTAAGGTATCAAGACCAAATCGTATCCTAGCTAATGGTGTTCGTAGATCGTGAGATACGGCTGTACTAAGTAATTTAACATCGCCAACTAGACTATTTATACGCCTAGCCATTGTATTAAATTCAAGTTCAATATCTCTAATATAAGAAATTGAGTTTGCCGGAATTTGCTCATCTAACTTACCATTACCAAATGACTTAGCGGCGTTTCTTAATGAAGATAACTGTTTTAACAAAGGAAAGGCCCAAATCAGAAAGAGCAAAATGAGCAACAGATAAAAAGAAAGTGTCAGCATATATTGCTGGTAAGTGTATTGATTAATCTGCGTTAGCCTAGGTGATTCTAGTACCAGTATTTGTTTTTTAACACTAAGGTAATAGTGGAACAATTGGGTATTTTGAGTTGCTAGAATAACCACATCTCCTTGCTTAAGTTGTTGTATTAGTTCTTGCGGTAATTCTGCTTCGTCAATAGCACTTAATGAAATATTATAATCGCTTGTATTTGGCCAATTCGATAACAGTTCGTCGGTGTTTGATGTTTTATCCATTGCTATCGCTAAGTCTCGACCTAGTGCTTCAGCCATTTCAATCGATGTTAAAGGTTGCTGATCTTGTTGGTATTGCTCATAGACCCTATCAAACAACCAACCTAGGCTGGCCGTGGCTAAAATGGTTACACCAACCAAAGATATTAGTAAATAACGCATAAATTACCAGGCACTCTTTACCAACAAATAACCTTTGCCCCAAACCGTTTTAATGCGGTATGGCTTACTTGGGTTATCATTCAATTTCTTACGCAATTTAGAGACGATTAAATCGACAGTGCGGTCAAAGCCATCGTAATCAAAGCCCCTCAATGCTTGAATTAACTCATCACGTGTAACTGTATTGCCTGCACGTTCTGCAAGTAGCCACAATAAATCGAATTCATTTGAGGAGATATCAACTATCTTGTTATTAAGCTCAACCGAACGAGCTTGCTTGTCAATGCTAAAATCACCATATTGAAAACTATCTGAACTACGCCCTACTTCACTCTCAATATCCTGACTTCGTTTCATAATAGTTTGTCGTTCTAAATGCTTACGAATTTTAGTAGAAAGTACATTGGCCCTAAGGGGTTTAGTTAAGTAGTCATCAGCCCCCATTTCAAGGCCGAGTACTTCATCTAATTCTTCATCTCGTGCAGTCACCATAATAATGGTATTGGCAAAAGCGGGGCGAACGGCTTTTAACACATCAATACCATCCAAACCTGGTAACATGCCATCAAGAATGACTAAGTCTGGATTCTGCTCCTGAATAATTTGCACAGCCAAATCACCACGTTCTTGCACTGTGACTTGATAGTGCTTCATTTCAAGGTACTCTTTTATCCAATCAGCTAGGCTAATGTCGTCTTCAACGAGTAAAATATGGGCGGTATGCTGTGTTGTTAAGGTCATAATATGTTTTACTAGCGTCTCTAATTTATTATTTTAATTCATTGTCCAAGATAGCATGTATCACTTGGTCTGATTCCGCTTCACATTGCACATCTAAGCCGCAATTAAAAAAAGCAGTAATACTAGTCTGTGTATCATCAATGAAAATATTAGCCGTAGTATATCCAGCTT includes the following:
- a CDS encoding alanine/glycine:cation symporter family protein, which codes for MIELINSFSDLLWGQILVYLLVFAGLYFTIRLGFIQFTQFPHMIKVMFNSRQNSKDGISSFQAFCTSLAARVGTGNMAGVAVALYLGGPGAIFWMWLIALIGMATSFAESTLAQAYKTRDDAGNFRGGPAYYMEIGLGKRWMGVIFSLCLILAFGLVFNAVQSNSIAAAFEVAFDLPKHYVGIALVIGSAFIIFGGIKTISRFAEAVVPAMAGVYLLVALYIVAINITALPDVAMLIFKSAFGLEQAGAGAIGYGITQAMIQGIKRGLFSNEAGMGSAANAAATATPNPPHPASQGYVQMLGVFVDTIVICTATAAIILLSGLLEPNSGLTGIALTQAALVSQVGPWGAYFIAIAILFFAFTSIVANYSYAETNLMFLEHNHAKGMFIFRIMVLGMVMFGAVSELGLIWTLADISMGLMAIVNIIALFMLSGVVVWLSKDYQNQLKAGKVPTFDRKAHPKLDKEIPKDIW
- a CDS encoding ATP-binding protein yields the protein MRYLLISLVGVTILATASLGWLFDRVYEQYQQDQQPLTSIEMAEALGRDLAIAMDKTSNTDELLSNWPNTSDYNISLSAIDEAELPQELIQQLKQGDVVILATQNTQLFHYYLSVKKQILVLESPRLTQINQYTYQQYMLTLSFYLLLILLFLIWAFPLLKQLSSLRNAAKSFGNGKLDEQIPANSISYIRDIELEFNTMARRINSLVGDVKLLSTAVSHDLRTPLARIRFGLDTLEEVVDDKHRNRLQQKLGKDVDEMTLLVEALLNFARLDQQTLTLKKVSVELVELINECIESKQSEKVEIGFSCSASQTRVIADRNYLKMVFNNIIQNAINYGQGKVIITLESDKNSFIFRVSDNGKGIAVDLREQIVKPFIRAAQSDSNYKGHGVGLAIVKRVLDWHNATLVIGDSKELSGAEFKVLLPKNN
- a CDS encoding winged helix-turn-helix domain-containing protein, with product MTLTTQHTAHILLVEDDISLADWIKEYLEMKHYQVTVQERGDLAVQIIQEQNPDLVILDGMLPGLDGIDVLKAVRPAFANTIIMVTARDEELDEVLGLEMGADDYLTKPLRANVLSTKIRKHLERQTIMKRSQDIESEVGRSSDSFQYGDFSIDKQARSVELNNKIVDISSNEFDLLWLLAERAGNTVTRDELIQALRGFDYDGFDRTVDLIVSKLRKKLNDNPSKPYRIKTVWGKGYLLVKSAW